In Serinicoccus marinus DSM 15273, the genomic stretch CCCGCCGCGGATGCTCATGCGGGCCCAGGGCGCCGCGCTCAGGCTCGTGCCCGCGTCCCGCCTGGCCGACGCCGGGGTCTCGAAAGAACGGCTGCTGCAGGCGCTGGAGGTGGCGCGTTCCGCCGACCTGACCGACGCGCTCCCCAAGGTGCAGGCGCCCACGCTCGTGCTCGTCGGCGCCAAGGACAAGGCCAACCAGCCGGGCGCGCGGGCGCTGGCCGACGGCATACCCGGGGCGCGGCTGCGGATCGTCGAGGGCGCCGGCCACGCCCTCAACGAGGACGCCCCCGCCACCCTGGTCGACCTGCTGCGCGACTTCCTGGACGCCTGACGTCCCTCAGATCCCGAGGAATTCGCGGATGGCGGGAAGCTCGCGGCGGGCCTGCGCGAGCCCGGCGTCGTAGCTCGCGCGCAGCTTGGCGACGTCGCGCTCGCCGTTGCCGACCGGCATACGCTCCGGCACGAAGAGGTATGCCGCCCCGCTCGCCTCGAGCTCCCACAGCTCCTCCCGCACCGCGTTGTAGCGCTCCGCCCGCAGCGCCATCGCCTCCGGCACCGCGGGGTAGCGGCGGAAGTGCCGCCGCAGGTAGCCCAGCCCGCGCTGCGGCGTCTTGCGGTAGCCGCGCTCCTGCGTCAGCACGACGAGGAACTTCTCGAAGCCGTCGGCTCGCGCCGCGTCCAGCGGTATGCCTCCGGACGGGCCGAGCGCGCCGTCGACGTAGACCCTCCCGTCGATCGTCACCGGCGGCATGACCACCGGCATCGTCGAAGACGCCCGCACCCGCACCATGAGGTCGCGCATCGTCGCGAGGTCGTCGCGGCCCCAGTAGACCTGCTCCCCGCTGACCGCGTCGAAGGCGCCGATCCGCCGCTGCGCCGGGTGCGCGGCGAAGGTCGCGAAGTCGAAGGGCAGCGCCTGGTGCGGGAGGGCGGTCTGCTCGTAGATGTACTCCGCGTCGAACCACCCACGACCCCGCGCGAAGCTGCGCCAGTCACCGAAGCGGGGGTCGGCCGCGAAGTCGGTGAAGCTGTGTCGGGCGCGCCAGGCGTCACGCGACAGCGTGTTGCAGGTGTTGCTCGCCCCCGCCGAGATCCCACCCACCCAGCCCAGGTCGATCCCCGCCTCGAGCAGGGTCACGACCACCCCCGAGGTGTATGACGCCCGCATCCCTCCACCCTCGAAGACCAGGGCGGTGTCGCCCACCAGACGCCGCTGCTGCTCGGTCACGCAGGTCAGCCTAGGGGCTCAGGCGCCGGGGCTCGGACCACGGCCTGGGCCACCGGCAACGGTGACCTGCACGCCAAGAACCTGTCCGTCCTGCAGCGTGACGGCGAGTGGCGCGTCGCCCCGGTCTACGACGTGCCCAGCACGGTGCCCTACGGCGACCCGACCGCAGCGCTGCCCCTGGCCGGGCGCCGGGAGAACCTCACCCGCAGGGCCTTCCTCGAGCTCGCCGACGCCGTCG encodes the following:
- a CDS encoding HipA domain-containing protein gives rise to the protein MLGHAGQPRGSGAGARTTAWATGNGDLHAKNLSVLQRDGEWRVAPVYDVPSTVPYGDPTAALPLAGRRENLTRRAFLELADAVGLSTRAASSALDEVLRVTAQVVEDVEGAAISLDPRRRSDLVRTLRRRRRDLGA
- a CDS encoding patatin-like phospholipase family protein, giving the protein MTEQQRRLVGDTALVFEGGGMRASYTSGVVVTLLEAGIDLGWVGGISAGASNTCNTLSRDAWRARHSFTDFAADPRFGDWRSFARGRGWFDAEYIYEQTALPHQALPFDFATFAAHPAQRRIGAFDAVSGEQVYWGRDDLATMRDLMVRVRASSTMPVVMPPVTIDGRVYVDGALGPSGGIPLDAARADGFEKFLVVLTQERGYRKTPQRGLGYLRRHFRRYPAVPEAMALRAERYNAVREELWELEASGAAYLFVPERMPVGNGERDVAKLRASYDAGLAQARRELPAIREFLGI